The Poseidonibacter lekithochrous region TGATTTCTTTATCAGTAATTGCATCTGGTGTTCTAGCTACCCATGATGCTGGTACTTTTACATATTCACAATGTCCACCATCTGTATTCATTCCCATATCATAACCAGTTACTAATACTCTCTCACCTGTTTTAAATATAGATGATGTTGATTCATGAATTGTTCCTGCAACATCAATACCTGTTACATGGGGGAAGTTTCTAGTAACTCCAGGATTTCCTACAGAACTTAAGGCATCTTTATAGTTTAAAGAAGAGTAAGTTACTTTAATTACTACTTCATCTTCTCCACAAACTGGAACTGATACTTCTCTAACATCTGCTGAAAATTCTTTATCTGCTATTTTTTCTACTACAAAAGCTCTCATTTTTATCCTTTTATTTTGTTTATTCTAAAAGTTTAGCTAAAATATAACTAAACAGCAAGAACTGACAAAAAAGAAAGGTACTATCTAAAAAGATACTATAGGAGTACAAAATGACAAAAAAGATTGATAATAAAATAGATGAAGTAATAGAGAAATGTCCAGTTGAGACGGCATTAGATGTATTAGCAGGAAAATGGAAAATTTTAATTTTATGGTACTTAAGAGCTGAAACAAAAAGATTTAATGAATTACAAAAATTACTTCCAAGAACAACTCAAAAGATGTTAATACAAAAATTAAGAGAGTTAGAACAAGATGGAATTGTACATAGAGAAGTGTATCCAGTAGTACCTCCCAAAGTAGAATACTCATTAACAGAATATGGAAAAAGTTTAAAACCTATTATCAAGTCTTTATATTTATGGGGTGAAATTCACAAAGAGAGAAACTCTAATAATTAAGAGTTTTTTCTTTTAGAATAAAGTATGTAATTATACTTATTCCTGCACTTGAGAGTAACATAGCCATTATCATTATTTGATATCTTACGGCTATTAGAGGATCAACTCCTGATAGGATTTGTCCTGTCATCATTCCTGGTAGTGATACTAATCCTACTGCTAATAGTGAGTTGATTTGAGGTATCATACAGGCTTTAATTGATATAGCTCTAGCACTTACAAAATCTTTACTATGATTATACTCATTTTCAAAGCGTTCAATACCTAAAGATAGAGCATTCATAATATTTGCAAATATCATACCTGCAATTGGTATTACATACTGTGGTTCGTATAAATATTCTAAATCTAGTACTAAATATGTTGATATAAATAGATGTATTAGTCCTGATACGGCTAAGGATATAACTATAAGTGAATATTCGTATTTTGTTTTGTTTTTTATATTGCGTAGACTTATCCAAGCAGATACAAGAATCATAAATAAAAGAATTATTCCACCTAAATATATATTCTTATTTTCAAAAAGATATAAAAGTAAATAACCTATAAGAAGTAGTTGTATTATCATTCTACTTGTTGCATAGATTATCTCTTTTTGATTCCCTACCCATGTTTTATAGAAGTACCAAACAACTATAAGAGGTAGTATTAAATATAATAAATTTATTAATGGAATAGTTTGCATAAACTATTGTATCTTGTTTTACTTTTTGTTTTCTTTCGTAATTAACAGTAAGTTACTAAGCTGTAATTCATTTAAAATATCAAATAATTTAACTACTCTTTCGTATTTAACTTCTTTATCAATTTTTACTGTAATAGCTGAGTCTTTTTTTATTAATGTTAATTTTGTTTTTAGTTCTTCAAAAGTAATTTTCTCAGATTTATATGCTATTTCCTCTTTAGATATTTCAATTTGAATATCTTTTTTATCAAGAACTTTTTGTGTAGATGCTGAATTTGGAAGAGATAAATTTAATATACTTTCGTTCTTTTTAAACTCACTTGTTACTATAAAAAAGATCAATAATAAAAACACCACATCAATAAGCGGTGTTAAATCCATTGAAATTAATTCTCTTTTTTTAACTAGCCGTCTCACGAGTCATCCTATTTACAATTAATTGCTCAAACTTTGCCTCTAAACGTGTAAAAGAACCAGAAAGGTAGTTATATCCTACATAATGTGGAAGTGCAACTATAAGCCCTCCTACAGTTGTTATAAGTGCTAAAGAAATACCAGATGCAAAAGAGTTAGCTCCACTTGCAAAACCAGCTGCTGCTATTGTCTCAAAAGATGATAATACTCCAATTACAGTTCCTAATAATCCAAGTATTGGAGCAATAGTTGCAATAATTTTAATAGTATTCATTCCAGACTCACAAGATAATAAATATCTAGTAGCTTTATTATATATTTCATCTTCAAGGTTTTTAAATGATGTTGAGTGTTCTTTTTGTACTTCATTGAAAATATTAGTTACTATTTTTTGAGCTCTTTTATTTTCAATTTGAATTTGTATGAACTTCCATAATAATATGCTAAGTCCAATAACATTTAGAAATACTAGAATATACATAACATAACCACCTAGATGTATGTACTCTATTAATGAATGTTTCACTTTTTTCCTTTTATTTTAATTTAAACGCAATTTGTACAGTAATATCTAAAAAATCATCTTTTATTTCTTTTGGGAAGGTTCCAAAATGATTAGTTTGTTCCAAGGCTTTTATAGCTGCTTTATCTAATCTTCTTTTTCCACTTCCTTTAGATACTTTGATATTTTCAAATAAACCATTTTTTAGAACTCTAAAAGATACACTTACTACGCCTTGCTCTTTTAGTCTTCTTGAGATATTTGGATATTTTTTGTTTCTATCAATCTTTGCTCGAAGTTTCGTAAGATATGTTTGTTTATGTTGTTTGTATTTTTGTAAAGATTGAGCTTTATTAATAGCATTTACTTTTTTTATTTCTTTTTTCTCTATTTTTTTAACAATAGGTTTAACGACTGGTTTTTCAATAGGTTTTTTGATTATCTTTTTTTCTATTTTTTTAGGTTTTACTTTTTTTGTTTTTTTTATAACTTTAGGTTTCTTGATAATTTTTTTAACAGGCTTTTTTTTAACGACTTTTTTAATAACTTTTTTCTTGATAATAGGCTTTTTAATTACTTCTTTTATCTCTTCAATTTTTTTAGGTTCTGGTTTTATTTCTTTTGGTTTTTCTATTATAGGTTCTTTGTAAGTTGCCATTTGAAGACTTACTTTTTGATACTTTGGTTTATGAATTGGTTTAGGTTCTTTATTTATTACTTGAGCAAATAAGAAATAATGGGCAGTACTAATAGATATAAAGCATAATACTAAGAGTTTAAAATTCATCGGAGCCATTTTTATTGATTTAAATGAATTTTAGTATGTATGTGTTAAAAAACTATTAATTTCTTAATAGATCTTTTAAAGAATCCTGGGGACTCTTACCATCAAGAATAAGTTTTACTTCATTAGCAATTGGTGAATAAATATCATGTTCTTTAGATAAGTTATAAATAGCCTCACTTGTTTTTACACCCTCAGCTACTTCTCCTAATTCTTCTAGGATATCTTCTAAACTTTTATTAGCTGCTAATCCAAGTCCTACTCTAAAGTTTCTACTCATTGTTGAGCTTGCAGTTAAAAATAGATCACCTGCTCCGCTTAAGCCTACAAATGATGATTTTTTTGCACCAAATTTTTTACCAAATCTTTGCATTTCTACAAGACCTCTTGAGATTAATGAAGCTTGAGCATTTTTACCAAGTTTTAGTCCTTCACAAATACCTGAAGCAATTGCTAATACATTTTTATATGCACCGGCAACTTCTGCACCAATTACATCAGCGCTATAGTATGTTTTGATAAAGTTTGGAAAAAATGGTTTAAATCCATCAAAGATTTTTTTTGAAGTTGAGTTTAAAACTAAAGCACAAGGTAAACCTTGAATAACTTCCGCTGCAAAAGAAGGTCCAGAAATAAATCCAATATTTGATTCTGGTACAAATTCTGAGTAGATTTCATTTAAGAACTCCCCAGATTTTGCTTCAATGCCCTTAGAAGCTACAAGTACTTTTTGTCCTTGATACTTGAAGTTTTCTTTTAACCAAGCTCTTATTTGTTGAGCTGGGATGGCTATTACTAAATATTCACAAGCCATTGCAGTTTCTAAATCAACGAAGTTTTCTATATCTCTTGTTGTTCTAGATGTAATTAAACATTTTTGTTTTTGGCTTAGGGCAAAATGAAGTGCTTGACCCCATTTACCTGCTCCAATTACTGCAATAGTGTTTTTATTCATAATGCCTCTTTAAATTAAGATAGTCTTTGTTTTAGTAATTCATTTACTTTAGCAGGATTTGCAGCACCTTTTGATGCTTTCATAGTTTGACCTACGAAGAAACCAATAAGTTTCTCTTTACCTGCTTTATATTGCTCTACTTTATCTTGATTTGCTGCAAGGATTCCATCAATGATTTCTAAGATAGCACCATCATCAGATACTTGTTTTAATCCAAGTTCATCAATTACTGCATCTACTTCAGTCTCTGGTTTTTCCATTAAGTAATCAAGTACTTCTTTTGCTGCTTTTCCTGAGATTGTTCCATCTTCAATAGCTTTAATCATTGTTGCTAATTTTTTAGCCCCAACTGGTGAGTTTTCAATAGAAACACCCTCTGCAAATCTAGATGGTAATTCAACAGTTAGCCATGTAGTAGCATTTTTACCTGTAATTCCCTCACTCATCATTTCATCAAAGAAGTTTGCAGTTTCTAAGTTTGCTGTAATAACTGATGCATCATATTCTTTGATACCGTAGTCTTTTACAAATCTTTCTTTTTTCTCATCTGGAAGTTCAGGAATTTTAGAGTATTTCTCCATCATTTCATCTGTAATAATAACTGGTAGTAAATCTGGATCTGGGAAGTATCTGTAATCAGCAGCATCTTCTTTCCCTCTCATAGATCTAGTTTCACCTTTTTCAGGATTAAATAGTCTTGTTTCTTGAACGATTTCAGTATCATGGATACCATCTTCCCAAGCTTCAATATGTCTATTTACTTCGTAGTGAATTGCTTTTTCGATGAACTTAAATGAGTTCATGTTTTTTATTTCACATCTTGTATTTAGGTTTGTAGCCCCATGAGGTCTAATAGATACGTTAACATCACATCTAAATGAGCCTTCTTGCATGTTAGCATCAGAAATACCTAAGTATCTTACAATTGAGTGAAGTTTTTTAAGATATAAAACAGCTTCTTCAGCAGATCTCATATCTGGTTCAGATACGATTTCTAAAAGAGGAGTTCCCGCTCTATTTAAATCAACTTGAGATCCTGAAGCACCATGTTTACTTTTACCAGCGTCATTCTCTAAGTGTGCTCTTGTTACACCAATTGTTTTTTGCTTTCCATCTGGGAAATCAATAGTTAATTCACCAAGACCAACAACAGGTACTTCGAATTGAGAGATTTGGTATCCATTAGGTAAATCAGGGTAGAAGTAATTTTTTCTATTAAATATAGATTTTTGGTTAATTTCTGATTTTAATGCAGTACCTAACATAATTGCTTTATGAACTGCTTCTTTATTTAATACAGGAAGTGCTCCTGGTAATCCTAAACAAGTTGGACATACATTCGTATTTGGTTCTTCCCCAAAACTTGTTGCACAAGAACAAAAAAGTTTAGAATTTGTATTTAATTGAACGTGAACTTCTAATCCAATAATTACTTCAAACATATCTGACATTTATTTCCTTTTATCTTACTATTTTTATATCTGCTGTTAATTTTTCTTTTTCGAAATAATCTTTAAGATATTTCTTTTCTCTTACACTCATAATATCAGTGAAAATTTTAGATTTAACTGTTTCATAATCTAAAATTGAAGTACCTTCTTTTTTGATGATGTATAAAGCGTTATAAGCTCTACTTGCTGTGAATACAGGAGTGAAACTTCCTACTTTTGTATTATTTAAAAGATATTGTAACTGAGGGTCTAAATCTTTCATTGTTAATGATAAAGTAGTTCTTTTTACATCTGCTGGTACTAATAAAGGATTTTTGATAGTATTTAATAATACACCTTTATTTCTTGCTGCATATTGTACTAACTCAACTGTTTTAGCTGTTGCAAATTTCTTTTGATTATTTTCATAATAAATCTTCATATCATCGTCATTTGCAATTTTTAATTGACCTTTTACTATTTTTGTTAATAGTTTTTGTCTAATTACTGCGCTTTTTGCTTCTTTTTCAAATATTGAATAATCTGAATATCTTTGTTTAATGATTGATTTGAATGCGTATACATCCATTCCATTACTAGCTGCTAGTTTTTCAATATATGCGTTTACATCGAAAACATCTGCTGTGATATTATTCTTTTTAACTAATTGTTTATAAAGAACTTTGTCTACTAATAAACTAATTGCTTGGTTTTTATTTACTTTATTTTCAACCATTGCATTGTCTATATCAAAAAGTGTGATTGGGTCGTCATTTACCACTATTGCTACACCATTAACTAAGCCAGCTAATGAGAAAGTAGAAGCTAAAATCAGAGATAATAAAAGTTTATACATTAATAATCCTTATTTATAAAACAGACATTTTACCAAAAAAATGGTAAATATCTGTTTGTACTAAAAAAGATTATGAATTTTTAGGGCTTGTAACTTGATTTATAAGATAGAAAATAGAGTTATAATCTAATCCTGATTCAGCACTTAATCCAATTTCACAAGTTTTAGAAGTTGAAAATGCCATTTTCGCACCACTTGTTTGAGTCTTTAAATTTCTTAGTGCTGACTTGTTTAATTCAGGGAAATTAAATCCTCTATCCCCTGCAAATCCACAACATTTTACATCTGCTGGGATAATTACATTTGATGAACACATTGATGCTAATTGTCTAAACTTATCATCTAGTCCCATTTTTCTTGATGAACAAGTTGTATGAATTGTAATTGGTTCATTTATTTGTTCAAAATCTAGGTCTTTACTTAGGTATTCCATAGCAAATTCAATTGGTTCATAAATATCCATATCACTTGCAAAGGCTTCCATCATTTTTTTAGTACATGGACTTGTATCACATAATATTGGATAAGCACCAAATTCACTAGCTTCTAATAAAGCTTTTTCTAATTGAGTTGATTTTCTCTTAGATGCTTCATTGAATCCTTTTGAAGAGAATGGCATACCACAACATAAGTCTCCTAAGTTTTCAGGGAAAACAATTTGGTAACCAGCTTTTTGTAATAATTCAACTGTTACCTCAAATAATTGTTTCTCTTCCTTACTCATTGAGCTAAGACCCATTGATCTATTGATACATGATGGGAAGTAAACAACTTTTTTATCACTTACTTTTTGCTCAAATTTTGTACTAATATTAATAGCTTTTGGCATAGCTGGTGTCCATTTAGCTGTACTTCCATTTGTCCAAGATCTAACTGTATCAGCTACACTTTCCATACTGCCAGTACCAAGAAGTTTGTGGGCTATATTTGCTCCACCTAAACCAAATCTAACACCACTTAATGTTGTAGAGAAGTTTTTGGCTACAAAATTAGCAACTCCCTTTGCACTAGAACTATTTTGTTCTGCTCTTAGGTGTTTAGTTAATGAACCTGTATCAATTTTAACTGGACAGGCACTTGAACATAAAGAACATGTTGCACATGTTTCAATACCATCGTATTGGTATAAATCTCTGTACTCTTTTGCTTCATCAAACTCGCCAGCTCGCTCAAGTCTTGAAATCTCTCTATTGATTACAATTCTTTGTCTAGGAGTTAAAGTAATGTCATTTGATGGACATGTAGGCTCACAGAATCCACACTCAATACATTTATCAACAATTTCATTTGTTGCTGGCATTGATTTTAAATTTTTAAGATGAGCTTCTGCGTCATCATTGATTATAACACCTGGGTTTAATAAACCTTTTGGATCGAATAAACATTTGATTCTTTGCATCATTGAATAAGCAGTTTTACCCCACTCTACTTCAATAAACGCAGCCATATTTCTACCAGTTCCATGTTCAGCTTTTAATGAACCTTGATACTTAACAGCTACAGAATTTACAACATCATTCATAAATTCATCATATCTTTTAACTTCACTTTCAATTGAGAAGTCTTGTGTAAATACAAAGTGGAAGTTTCCTTCTAGCGCATGTCCAA contains the following coding sequences:
- a CDS encoding ExbD/TolR family protein gives rise to the protein MRRLVKKRELISMDLTPLIDVVFLLLIFFIVTSEFKKNESILNLSLPNSASTQKVLDKKDIQIEISKEEIAYKSEKITFEELKTKLTLIKKDSAITVKIDKEVKYERVVKLFDILNELQLSNLLLITKENKK
- the gatB gene encoding Asp-tRNA(Asn)/Glu-tRNA(Gln) amidotransferase subunit GatB, which produces MFEVIIGLEVHVQLNTNSKLFCSCATSFGEEPNTNVCPTCLGLPGALPVLNKEAVHKAIMLGTALKSEINQKSIFNRKNYFYPDLPNGYQISQFEVPVVGLGELTIDFPDGKQKTIGVTRAHLENDAGKSKHGASGSQVDLNRAGTPLLEIVSEPDMRSAEEAVLYLKKLHSIVRYLGISDANMQEGSFRCDVNVSIRPHGATNLNTRCEIKNMNSFKFIEKAIHYEVNRHIEAWEDGIHDTEIVQETRLFNPEKGETRSMRGKEDAADYRYFPDPDLLPVIITDEMMEKYSKIPELPDEKKERFVKDYGIKEYDASVITANLETANFFDEMMSEGITGKNATTWLTVELPSRFAEGVSIENSPVGAKKLATMIKAIEDGTISGKAAKEVLDYLMEKPETEVDAVIDELGLKQVSDDGAILEIIDGILAANQDKVEQYKAGKEKLIGFFVGQTMKASKGAANPAKVNELLKQRLS
- a CDS encoding ABC transporter permease — protein: MQTIPLINLLYLILPLIVVWYFYKTWVGNQKEIIYATSRMIIQLLLIGYLLLYLFENKNIYLGGIILLFMILVSAWISLRNIKNKTKYEYSLIVISLAVSGLIHLFISTYLVLDLEYLYEPQYVIPIAGMIFANIMNALSLGIERFENEYNHSKDFVSARAISIKACMIPQINSLLAVGLVSLPGMMTGQILSGVDPLIAVRYQIMIMAMLLSSAGISIITYFILKEKTLNY
- a CDS encoding NAD(P)H-dependent glycerol-3-phosphate dehydrogenase — protein: MNKNTIAVIGAGKWGQALHFALSQKQKCLITSRTTRDIENFVDLETAMACEYLVIAIPAQQIRAWLKENFKYQGQKVLVASKGIEAKSGEFLNEIYSEFVPESNIGFISGPSFAAEVIQGLPCALVLNSTSKKIFDGFKPFFPNFIKTYYSADVIGAEVAGAYKNVLAIASGICEGLKLGKNAQASLISRGLVEMQRFGKKFGAKKSSFVGLSGAGDLFLTASSTMSRNFRVGLGLAANKSLEDILEELGEVAEGVKTSEAIYNLSKEHDIYSPIANEVKLILDGKSPQDSLKDLLRN
- a CDS encoding winged helix-turn-helix transcriptional regulator → MTKKIDNKIDEVIEKCPVETALDVLAGKWKILILWYLRAETKRFNELQKLLPRTTQKMLIQKLRELEQDGIVHREVYPVVPPKVEYSLTEYGKSLKPIIKSLYLWGEIHKERNSNN
- a CDS encoding energy transducer TonB, with the translated sequence MNFKLLVLCFISISTAHYFLFAQVINKEPKPIHKPKYQKVSLQMATYKEPIIEKPKEIKPEPKKIEEIKEVIKKPIIKKKVIKKVVKKKPVKKIIKKPKVIKKTKKVKPKKIEKKIIKKPIEKPVVKPIVKKIEKKEIKKVNAINKAQSLQKYKQHKQTYLTKLRAKIDRNKKYPNISRRLKEQGVVSVSFRVLKNGLFENIKVSKGSGKRRLDKAAIKALEQTNHFGTFPKEIKDDFLDITVQIAFKLK
- a CDS encoding MotA/TolQ/ExbB proton channel family protein — encoded protein: MKHSLIEYIHLGGYVMYILVFLNVIGLSILLWKFIQIQIENKRAQKIVTNIFNEVQKEHSTSFKNLEDEIYNKATRYLLSCESGMNTIKIIATIAPILGLLGTVIGVLSSFETIAAAGFASGANSFASGISLALITTVGGLIVALPHYVGYNYLSGSFTRLEAKFEQLIVNRMTRETAS
- a CDS encoding FAD-binding and (Fe-S)-binding domain-containing protein, yielding MLEAKYQKFHDQISTKISPENIFTDKLHTLAYGTDASFYRLIPKIVIKTDNASEVQTIIELANEMELSITFRAAGTSLSGQAISDSILIITSRKFSNFRISDDKSEISLEPALTGAQTNNLLAPYGKKIGPDPASINAAMIGGIAANNASGMCCGISQNSYKTLKSMKLIFSDGTKLDTGCENSKKEFRLTHKDFLSDLKQIASETVNDEELRAKIERKFKIKNTCGYSLNSLIDFDDEFDILQHLIIGSEGTLAFIEEITYYTVEDLKDKASALMYFKDVKEACNAVTKLKLAKEAGKITVDAVELMDRAGLASIENDPAMPDFIKSFDKNVTALLVETRAKDQNALDTQISELEELLEEFDVVRDIYFTKNIAEYTLYWKIRKGLFPAVGAVREVGTTVIIEDVAYPIEVLAEATLELQELFKKHDYSEALIFGHALEGNFHFVFTQDFSIESEVKRYDEFMNDVVNSVAVKYQGSLKAEHGTGRNMAAFIEVEWGKTAYSMMQRIKCLFDPKGLLNPGVIINDDAEAHLKNLKSMPATNEIVDKCIECGFCEPTCPSNDITLTPRQRIVINREISRLERAGEFDEAKEYRDLYQYDGIETCATCSLCSSACPVKIDTGSLTKHLRAEQNSSSAKGVANFVAKNFSTTLSGVRFGLGGANIAHKLLGTGSMESVADTVRSWTNGSTAKWTPAMPKAINISTKFEQKVSDKKVVYFPSCINRSMGLSSMSKEEKQLFEVTVELLQKAGYQIVFPENLGDLCCGMPFSSKGFNEASKRKSTQLEKALLEASEFGAYPILCDTSPCTKKMMEAFASDMDIYEPIEFAMEYLSKDLDFEQINEPITIHTTCSSRKMGLDDKFRQLASMCSSNVIIPADVKCCGFAGDRGFNFPELNKSALRNLKTQTSGAKMAFSTSKTCEIGLSAESGLDYNSIFYLINQVTSPKNS
- a CDS encoding peptidylprolyl isomerase, producing MYKLLLSLILASTFSLAGLVNGVAIVVNDDPITLFDIDNAMVENKVNKNQAISLLVDKVLYKQLVKKNNITADVFDVNAYIEKLAASNGMDVYAFKSIIKQRYSDYSIFEKEAKSAVIRQKLLTKIVKGQLKIANDDDMKIYYENNQKKFATAKTVELVQYAARNKGVLLNTIKNPLLVPADVKRTTLSLTMKDLDPQLQYLLNNTKVGSFTPVFTASRAYNALYIIKKEGTSILDYETVKSKIFTDIMSVREKKYLKDYFEKEKLTADIKIVR